The proteins below come from a single Miscanthus floridulus cultivar M001 chromosome 1, ASM1932011v1, whole genome shotgun sequence genomic window:
- the LOC136552177 gene encoding thioredoxin-like 1-2, chloroplastic isoform X1 translates to MAAAQAMAKGSVGSLGRRRGAEAARVGGSWRKSSFLGGRLAVGPRRPGPVFRILVTSPAQSFDMAAASSLEQMNLSFGKAMKWWQKGLQPNMRAIQTAQDLVDSLTDAGDGLVVVDFFSPGCAGCHALHPKICQFAERNPDVQFLQVNYEEHKSMCYSLHVHVFPFFRFYRGAQGRLCSFSCTNATIKKFRDVLAKHRADRCSLGPTRGLEESELLALAANMDLQFTYTKELELAPSMEDVTEVIAADRPRLPTVTTPLARQGSEDRALVSSGR, encoded by the exons atggcggcggcgcagGCGATGGCGAAAGGGAGCGTGGGGTCTCTTGGTCGGCGGAGGGGCGCCGAGGCGGCGCGGGTCGGAGGATCCTGGAGGAAGAGCTCGTTCCTCGGCGGGAGGCTGGCGGTTGGGCCCAGGAGACCGGGTCCCGTGTTCCGGATTCTAGTTACGTCGCCGGCGCAG AGTTTTGACATGGCTGCTGCTTCTTCTCTTGAGCAGATGAACCTTTCATTTGGGAAAGCCATGAAGTGGTGGCAGAAGGGATTGCAACCCAACATGCGGGCGATCCAGACCGCCCAAGACCTCGTCGATTCCTTGACTGACGCTGGGGACGGGCTCGTCGTCGTCGACTTCTTCTCACCCGGCTGCGCTGGCTGCCATGCTCTCCACCCCAAG ATTTGCCAGTTCGCGGAGAGGAACCCGGATGTGCAGTTCCTGCAGGTGAACTATGAGGAGCACAAGTCTATGTGCTACAGCCTCCATGTTCATGTGTTCCCTTTCTTCAGGTTCTACAGAGGAGCTCAGGGTCGGCTCTGCAGCTTCAGCTGTACCAATGCAACT ATTAAGAAGTTCAGGGATGTACTTGCAAAGCACAGAGCGGATAGATGTAGCCTTGGCCCAACTCGGGGACTAGAAGAATCAGAATTGTTGGCCCTGGCTGCAAACATGGACCTGCAGTTCACCTACACCAAGGAGCTAGAACTGGCTCCAAGCATGGAAGATGTCACGGAGGTCATCGCTGCTGACCGTCCAAGGCTTCCAACAGTAACAACGCCATTGGCAAGGCAGGGATCTGAGGACAGGGCCTTGGTCTCATCTGGAAGATGA
- the LOC136506957 gene encoding expansin-A15-like: MHRPLRFQLLIIIAAAAWPLVPAAAADDSGWSKGTATFYGGGDASGTMGGACGYGNLYWSGYGTDTAALSSALFNDGAACGECYRVTCDDGASQWCLPGRKSVTVTATNLCPPNHELSGDDGGWCNPPRRHFDMAQPAWLQIAQYKGGIVPVLYQRTACVKQGGVRFTVTGSNSFVLVLITNVAGSGSVKAVWAKGSATDRMPMARNWGANWQSLAGLAGQALTFGVTSTDGRTVVVPDVVPAWWKFGQSFTSGVQFPI; encoded by the exons ATGCACAGACCACTGCGCTTCCAGTTGCTCATCATCATCGCCGCCGCGGCGTGGCCGTTGGTGCCAGCGGCAGCGGCGGATGACAGCGGGTGGTCGAAGGGCACGGCGACGTTCTACGGCGGGGGCGACGCCTCCGGCACGATGGGCGGCGCGTGCGGGTACGGGAACCTGTACTGGTCCGGGTACGGGACGGACACGgcggcgctgagctcggcgctgTTCAACGACGGCGCGGCGTGCGGGGAGTGCTACCGGGTCACGTGTGACGACGGCGCGTCCCAGTGGTGCCTGCCGGGGAGGAAGTCGGTGACCGTCACGGCCACCAACCTGTGCCCGCCCAACCACGAACTCTCCGGTGACGACGGCGGCTGGTGCAACCCGCCCCGCCGCCACTTCGACATGGCCCAGCCTGCCTGGCTCCAGATCGCCCAGTACAAGGGCGGCATCGTGCCGGTGCTCTACCAGAG GACGGCGTGCGTGAAGCAGGGAGGGGTGCGGTTCACGGTGACCGGCTCCAACTCCTTCGTGCTGGTGCTCATCACCAACGTCGCCGGCAGCGGGTCGGTGAAGGCGGTGTGGGCGAAGGGGAGCGCCACGGACAGGATGCCCATGGCCAGGAACTGGGGCGCCAACTGGCAGTCGCTCGCGGGGCTCGCCGGCCAGGCGCTCACCTTCGGCGTCACCTCCACCGATGGCCGCACCGTCGTCGTCCCCGACGTCGTGCCGGCCTGGTGGAAGTTCGGGCAGTCCTTCACCTCCGGCGTCCAGTTCCCCATCTGA
- the LOC136552177 gene encoding thioredoxin-like 1-2, chloroplastic isoform X2, which produces MAAAQAMAKGSVGSLGRRRGAEAARVGGSWRKSSFLGGRLAVGPRRPGPVFRILVTSPAQMNLSFGKAMKWWQKGLQPNMRAIQTAQDLVDSLTDAGDGLVVVDFFSPGCAGCHALHPKICQFAERNPDVQFLQVNYEEHKSMCYSLHVHVFPFFRFYRGAQGRLCSFSCTNATIKKFRDVLAKHRADRCSLGPTRGLEESELLALAANMDLQFTYTKELELAPSMEDVTEVIAADRPRLPTVTTPLARQGSEDRALVSSGR; this is translated from the exons atggcggcggcgcagGCGATGGCGAAAGGGAGCGTGGGGTCTCTTGGTCGGCGGAGGGGCGCCGAGGCGGCGCGGGTCGGAGGATCCTGGAGGAAGAGCTCGTTCCTCGGCGGGAGGCTGGCGGTTGGGCCCAGGAGACCGGGTCCCGTGTTCCGGATTCTAGTTACGTCGCCGGCGCAG ATGAACCTTTCATTTGGGAAAGCCATGAAGTGGTGGCAGAAGGGATTGCAACCCAACATGCGGGCGATCCAGACCGCCCAAGACCTCGTCGATTCCTTGACTGACGCTGGGGACGGGCTCGTCGTCGTCGACTTCTTCTCACCCGGCTGCGCTGGCTGCCATGCTCTCCACCCCAAG ATTTGCCAGTTCGCGGAGAGGAACCCGGATGTGCAGTTCCTGCAGGTGAACTATGAGGAGCACAAGTCTATGTGCTACAGCCTCCATGTTCATGTGTTCCCTTTCTTCAGGTTCTACAGAGGAGCTCAGGGTCGGCTCTGCAGCTTCAGCTGTACCAATGCAACT ATTAAGAAGTTCAGGGATGTACTTGCAAAGCACAGAGCGGATAGATGTAGCCTTGGCCCAACTCGGGGACTAGAAGAATCAGAATTGTTGGCCCTGGCTGCAAACATGGACCTGCAGTTCACCTACACCAAGGAGCTAGAACTGGCTCCAAGCATGGAAGATGTCACGGAGGTCATCGCTGCTGACCGTCCAAGGCTTCCAACAGTAACAACGCCATTGGCAAGGCAGGGATCTGAGGACAGGGCCTTGGTCTCATCTGGAAGATGA